The DNA window CTCCCCGGGCGGCTGGCAGCTGATCGGCCGCACCCCGCAGGTCATGTGGGACCTCTCCCGCGCCGAGCAGGACGCGACGTCGGCAGGATCTGAGTCCGCAGGTACAGGCGAGCAGCCGTCGTCGCCCGCTCTGGTCAGCCCCGGAGACGCCGTCCGCTACCGGGCCGTGGCGCCCGAGGCCATCGAGTTGAGTGGGCGAAGACGTGCCGTCTCAGCGACTTCTTCGCCCTCAGACGGCAAGTCTTCGCCCAAACAAGGGGAGAAGGTAGGGCAGGAGGCTCCGGCGCTGACCGTCCTCAGCCCCGGCCTGCAGAGCCTCTTCCAGGACTTCGGCCGCGGCGGACTCAGCGATCTGGGCGTCTCCCGGGCCGGCGTCGCCGATGAGGCCGCCGCCCTGCAGGCCAACCGGCTGGTGGGCAACACCGCCGAGACCCCTGTGCTCGAGGTGCTCCATTCCGGTCTGCAGCTGCGGGCCGAGCGCGACCTGGTCCTCGCCGCCTCGGGTGCTGAGTCGGAGCTCACCATCACTCCCGACGCTGGCAGCTCAGATTCCGACGGTGCAGCACCAGGTGCCCCCGTACCCGCACGCACTGCGCCCTCCCGCACTGCACCGCTGCGCGCTCCCTTCCTCCTCGTGGCAGGGGAGACCCTCTCGGTGGGCGCTCCCCGCCGCGGGATGCGCACTGTCCTGGCCGTGCGCGGCGGCTTCCAGGCCGAGCCCGTGCTGGGCAGCGTCTCCGCGGACACCATGTCCGGACTGGGCCCCGCCCCGCTGCAGGCCGGGCAGTCCCTGCGCGTGGGCCCGGAGCCTGCCCGTTCCGTGGGTGAGCCGGAGTCGGGCGACTGGGAGCCTGCCGCGGAGATCCCCGACGCCGGCCCGGTCACCCTGCGCTTCACCTATGGTCCGCGCGAGGACTGGTTCAGCAGCGCCGAGGCCCGTCGGCTCACCGAACAGGACTGGCTGGTCACCCAGGAGTCCAACCGGATCGGCATCCGCCTGGACGTCGATCCCGAGGACGCACAGGCCCGCGCTCTGGAGCGCTCCGCCGAGGGTGAGCTTCCCAGCGAAGGCGTGGTCCGCGGCTCGCTGCAGATGCCCCCGGCGGGCAGGCCGGTGCTCTTCCTCAACGATCACCCGGTGACCGGCGGCTACCCAGTGATCGGCGTCGTGATCGATCAGGACCTGCCCCGTGCGGCCCAGCTGGCACCGGGGCAGAGCATCCGCCTGGCCGCCGTCGACCCTGACACACTCGAACCCCTGACCTGAGAGGCTCCCGCATGAAGCGCATCCTCATCGCCAACCGCGGCGAGATCGCCGTCCGTGTGATCCGCAGCGCCCGCGAATCCGGCTACTCCACTGTGGCCGTCTACGCGGACCAGGACGCCGCGGCCCTGCATGTGCAGCTGGCCGACACCGCCGTGCCGCTGGACGGGTCCACCGGCGCCGAGACCTACCTGGACGGGGAGAAGATCCTCGAAGCCGCCCGGACCACCGGCGCTGATGCCATCCACCCCGGCTACGGCTTCCTCTCCGAGAACGCCGACTTCGCCCGCGCGGTGATCGATGCCGGGCTGGTGTGGATCGGCCCCAAGCCGGAGACCATCGAGCAGCTGGGCAACAAGGTCACCGCCCGCGAGCTCGCCGTGAAGGTGGGCGCCCCGCTGGTGCCCGGCAGCGACGGCCCGGTCTCCAGCAGCGAAGAGGTCCGTGCCTTCGCCGCCGAACACGGCCTGCCCGTGGCCATCAAGGCCGCCCACGGAGGCGGCGGCCGCGGCATGCGGATCGTGCGCACCGAGGCTGAGATCGAGGAGGCCTACGCCTCCGCCGTCCGCGAGGCCGAGACCGCCTTCGGTCGCGGCGAGTGCTTTGTGGAGCGCTTCCTGGACCGCCCGCGCCACGTGGAGGCCCAGGTCATCGCCGATGCCCACGGGAACGTGGTCGTGGCCGGCACCCGCGACTGCTCCCTGCAGCGCCGCAACCAGAAGCTGGTCGAAGAGGCGCCGGCACCCTTCCTGGACGAGGAGACCCGGAACCGGATCCATGAATCCGCCCGCGCCATCTGTGCTGAGGCCGGATACCTGGGGGCGGGGACCGTGGAATACCTGCTCAGCCCTGACGGCGTCCTGTCCTTCCTGGAGGTCAACACGCGTCTGCAGGTGGAGCACCCGGTCACCGAGGAGACTTCCGGGCTGGATCTGGTGGCCGAACAGCTGCGCATCGCCGAAGGCGAGCGGCTCTCGATCACGGAGGACCCGACGTCGGCCGGTCACGCCCTGGAGTTCCGGCTCAATGCCGAGGAGCCCGCCCACGGATTCCTGCCCACCCCGGGTCCGGTGGAGCTCTTCCAGCCGCCTACGGGCCCGGGCATCCGTGTGGACACCGGCGTGCGCACCGGCGACGAGGTCTCAGGAGCCTTCGACTCCATGATCGCCAAGCTGATCGTCACCGGCCCGGACCGGGAGACCACGCTGCGCCGGGCCCAGATGGCCTTGGACGAGATGAGGATCGAGGGGCTGCCCACCGTCCTTCCCTTCCACCGTGCGGTCCTGGGGGCCGCCGACTTCCGTGCAGAACAGGGCCCGGAGAGCTTCGCCGTGCACACCCGGTGGATTGAGAGCGAATTCGGCGAACACCTGGCCGCCTCTGAGCACCTCGCCGCCGCGGTCCGCCACCGCGAACACGGGATGGAACGGGTCACCGTGGAGCTCGACGGCCGCGCGGTCACCCTGGGTCTGCCGGCTGCGCTGCGCCGACTGCTGGGTTCCGGAGCCGCCGACGCCGATGCCCACGCCGCAGGGTCCGGTCCTGCGGCGGCCCGGGACGGTGCCGTCACCGCGCAGATGGCCGGAAGCCTGGTCAGCTGGTCCGTCGGCGACGGAGCCGAGGTGGGAGAAGGCGAGGCGCTCGCCGTCGTGGAGGCCATGAAGATGGAGTCCACGCTGACTGCGCCCGTCTCCGGGACCTTCAGCCGTGAGGCGCTGGAGCCCGGAGCCTCGCTGCGCGCCGGAGATGTGCTGGGCCGCATCAGCTGAGTCGCGTTGGTCTGGCCTGATGACCAGCCCGGCCGGGCGGCGTCGGGACCTGCTGGGTCGGTTTCGCCGCGACCGCGGGGGCTTTTCCCCGATAGATTGGTGGGATGAGTCACGACGTCGTCTGGAGCGAGCTGTCCGTCGAAGGGATCAGCGAGCACGCCTACGGGCCTGATCGTGTGGCCGAGGCCCTGCGTGAGAGGATCTCGGACGGGCTGATCCGGCCCGGCACCAAGCTGCCCGAGGTTCGGCTGACCCAGCAGCTGCACGTCTCCCGGCACACGCTGCGCAGCGCGTTTCAGATCCTCGCCGGGGAAGGGCTGGTCGAGCGGCTGCCCAATCGCGGTGTCTTCGTGCATTCGCCGACCCCGGAGGACATCCAGGAGATCTACCGCGTCCGGCGGATCCTCGAGACCGGAGCGGTCCGGGCCTCCGTCTTCACCCCAGGAGCTATCCAGGCGCTGCAGGCGATCGTGGCTCAGGCGCGGCAGGCCAAGGACGCCGGGGACGTGGACGGGATGGGCCAGGCCAACCAGCAGTTCCACCGCACCCTGATCGCCCAGGCGCAGAGCAGCACGCTGGAGCGTCTGATGGAGCAGGTGCTGGCACGGATGCGGCTGGTCTTCCACGCCAAGCGAGGCGAGCTCTCCTTCCACCACGCCTATGTGGAGCGCAACGGCACGCTGGCTGAGATGCTGGCCACCGATCAGCGCCAACAGGCGGAGGAGTACCTGCTCGACTACCTCAACGCCGCGGAGCAGGAGCTCCTGGAGCATCTGTTCCGTCCAGGAGAGGGTCGTTCCCCGCGGCGCTGAGCGTTGCGGCAGGGTAGCGGGGCGGCAGACTGCGGCGCCACGGCAGACTGCGGCGTCGCGGCAGGCCGCGGGGCAATGTTAAATCCGCGTAAAAAGAGCAGCATTGTCCAACAATCCGTTGCCCAGATTGTTGGACAACCATTAGTGTGATCTCCATGACAGACTCCACTGCGAAGAAGGGGCCTACCTTCGCTGCCACCCGGCGTACAGCGATGCTCGGGGCCATGTTCCTCATGGCCGTCAGTGCCGTAGGCCCTGGGTTCATCACCCAGACCTCCGAATTCACGATGCAGTTCGGCGCGGCCTTCGCCTGCGCCATCCTCATCTCGGTGGTCGTTGACATCGCCATCCAGATGAACGTCTGGCGCACCCTCGGCGTCTCCGGACTCTACGCCCAGGAGCTGGGGAACCGGCTGCTGCCCGGTCTCGGGTGGGCGCTGGCCGCGCTGATCTTCTTCGGCGGCATCGTCTTCAACGTCGGCAACATCGCCGGCGCAGGCCTGGGCATGAACGCCATGCTGGGCGTCAACGCTGAGCTCGGCGGCGTGATCTCAGTGGCCATCGCCCTGGTCATCTTCCTCTCCAAGAAGGCAGGAGTGGCACTGGATCGGATCGTGGTCCTCTGCGGTGCCGTGCTGATCCTGTTGATGGGCTACATGGCCATCACCACGAACCCTCCGGTCGGCCAGGCGCTGACCGAGACGGTCGCCCCGGTGCTGCCCGAGGGCGAGAACATCAACACCTTCTTCTTCGCAGTGACCACGCTGATCGGTGGCACAGTGGGCGGCTACATCACCTACGCCGGCGCGCACCGGCTCATCGCCTCAGGCCACACCGGCCGCGAGAACGCCCAGCAGATCGGCCGCACCTCGGTGATGGGGATCATCGTGGCCAGCGTGATCCGCTACCTGCTGTTCCTGGCCATCCTGGGCGCGATCACCGCCTACGGCACCCTGCAGTCCACCGACTATGACAACGTCGCCGCCTCCGCCTTCCTCACCGTGCTGGGCGAATGGGGCCTGCGTGTCTTCGGCATCGCCTTCTGGGTCGCTGCCATCACCTCCATCCTGGGGGCGA is part of the Nesterenkonia lacusekhoensis genome and encodes:
- a CDS encoding carboxyltransferase domain-containing protein gives rise to the protein MSSRRMAPGAAAAPEQTGTLIRGLREAGPRALLLEFATLDDVLACHQQLTTSPLEGQIDAVAAARTILLRFSCRASVRAAREALAVLQIGAFSAGDARQVELEVVYDGEDLPALAETLGMSVEALISWHTGQSWTGAFGGFAPGFTYCVPQGERAQALAVPRRSTPRTAVPESSVALAGEFSAVYPRVSPGGWQLIGRTPQVMWDLSRAEQDATSAGSESAGTGEQPSSPALVSPGDAVRYRAVAPEAIELSGRRRAVSATSSPSDGKSSPKQGEKVGQEAPALTVLSPGLQSLFQDFGRGGLSDLGVSRAGVADEAAALQANRLVGNTAETPVLEVLHSGLQLRAERDLVLAASGAESELTITPDAGSSDSDGAAPGAPVPARTAPSRTAPLRAPFLLVAGETLSVGAPRRGMRTVLAVRGGFQAEPVLGSVSADTMSGLGPAPLQAGQSLRVGPEPARSVGEPESGDWEPAAEIPDAGPVTLRFTYGPREDWFSSAEARRLTEQDWLVTQESNRIGIRLDVDPEDAQARALERSAEGELPSEGVVRGSLQMPPAGRPVLFLNDHPVTGGYPVIGVVIDQDLPRAAQLAPGQSIRLAAVDPDTLEPLT
- a CDS encoding acetyl/propionyl/methylcrotonyl-CoA carboxylase subunit alpha, with the translated sequence MKRILIANRGEIAVRVIRSARESGYSTVAVYADQDAAALHVQLADTAVPLDGSTGAETYLDGEKILEAARTTGADAIHPGYGFLSENADFARAVIDAGLVWIGPKPETIEQLGNKVTARELAVKVGAPLVPGSDGPVSSSEEVRAFAAEHGLPVAIKAAHGGGGRGMRIVRTEAEIEEAYASAVREAETAFGRGECFVERFLDRPRHVEAQVIADAHGNVVVAGTRDCSLQRRNQKLVEEAPAPFLDEETRNRIHESARAICAEAGYLGAGTVEYLLSPDGVLSFLEVNTRLQVEHPVTEETSGLDLVAEQLRIAEGERLSITEDPTSAGHALEFRLNAEEPAHGFLPTPGPVELFQPPTGPGIRVDTGVRTGDEVSGAFDSMIAKLIVTGPDRETTLRRAQMALDEMRIEGLPTVLPFHRAVLGAADFRAEQGPESFAVHTRWIESEFGEHLAASEHLAAAVRHREHGMERVTVELDGRAVTLGLPAALRRLLGSGAADADAHAAGSGPAAARDGAVTAQMAGSLVSWSVGDGAEVGEGEALAVVEAMKMESTLTAPVSGTFSREALEPGASLRAGDVLGRIS
- a CDS encoding GntR family transcriptional regulator yields the protein MSHDVVWSELSVEGISEHAYGPDRVAEALRERISDGLIRPGTKLPEVRLTQQLHVSRHTLRSAFQILAGEGLVERLPNRGVFVHSPTPEDIQEIYRVRRILETGAVRASVFTPGAIQALQAIVAQARQAKDAGDVDGMGQANQQFHRTLIAQAQSSTLERLMEQVLARMRLVFHAKRGELSFHHAYVERNGTLAEMLATDQRQQAEEYLLDYLNAAEQELLEHLFRPGEGRSPRR
- a CDS encoding NRAMP family divalent metal transporter — encoded protein: MTDSTAKKGPTFAATRRTAMLGAMFLMAVSAVGPGFITQTSEFTMQFGAAFACAILISVVVDIAIQMNVWRTLGVSGLYAQELGNRLLPGLGWALAALIFFGGIVFNVGNIAGAGLGMNAMLGVNAELGGVISVAIALVIFLSKKAGVALDRIVVLCGAVLILLMGYMAITTNPPVGQALTETVAPVLPEGENINTFFFAVTTLIGGTVGGYITYAGAHRLIASGHTGRENAQQIGRTSVMGIIVASVIRYLLFLAILGAITAYGTLQSTDYDNVAASAFLTVLGEWGLRVFGIAFWVAAITSILGATYTSVSFITTQKTSPRVRAWMFAGFLVLTCGVYLSLGQAPQTLLIMAGAFNGVVLPLGFAVILIAAWFKQKSLLGGYRYPKWLLISGTAVWLLTIYMGANSLTGLAELWQAG